The Zingiber officinale cultivar Zhangliang chromosome 2A, Zo_v1.1, whole genome shotgun sequence genomic sequence TTCTTGATATTGTTGCCCCTGAAGTACCACCTTGGATGCATCACTAACATTTCTTATCAGGTTTAGTAGAAGTGTGGGACTTTTTTTTTGGAGTTCTGTGATATCTGTTCCTCAGCATGTTTCTCACCTCATCACATATTCCATTATCAAGTTCCGAGTATTTATAGtggttttaaaattttcaacgcattatgaaaaataaaaacagaaaATGAATTCTTCAATTCACATGATCAGTTAGCACAGTAGATAAACAATATCTTGACTCAATGCACATGCTTTATGTTCGATCGATAAAAGTATAGTTCAAACTAAGTTTTAATGCACATTTATATAGACAACTGACATCATTTGGGCTGCCATGTAATGTTATAAGTTGAGTTGATGCTGTGCCTAAGTTAATAGTCatgattcaaagaaaaaaaaaacctgtATTAGTTAGTGGCTAGCTAAAGCTATTACCATGTAAGCAGATAAAATTTTATGAAATCTAGCTCATGATATCCTATGATAAAAATGTGTCCCCCCATTATAAATCATCAGAACAATCTTTCAATCACATGATGTTTGAAGCATATAGCCACTGTTTCACTTGGTAATAATGAGGTCAATAACAATCAGGAGAAAAAGTTTAGCATAGCAAACACAATAATGAGAAACAACAAGGACAATGAATGCAGaatgtttcaaatttcaaatttggttGTATACCATAACACCATTTGAAAGGATCAGAGGCAATTATTCCAAAACCATGTCACTGATAGAAACACAAAGAAGAAAATTTTACAACTTTATAAGTCTCACAGTATGAAAGAAGCAGGGGGGCAAAGGTCCATCTGGATCCCTATTCAGCAAATTTATTCAGGCGATGGATTGTGCTTCTTGCAACCCTGTTACCAGGATCAATTTTCAGAACCATCCTCAAGTCCTCAGCACCAAGCTTGTATTTTTCCATGCTCTCGTATAAAAGTGCGCGTTGCACTAGCATTGAGATGTTTTCAGAATCTTTCTCCAAGACCTGAATGGGGAGGAAATATTTAGATATCTTAGCTATGAATgataaagatttttcaaaaaacaaTATATCATCAAGTAGATATCTTAGCTATGAATGATAAAGATCTTTCAAAAAACAATATAGCATCAAGTAGACACCTTTGAGCAATCAGCCACTGCCTTCTTATACTCGCCGACTTCTTTGTAGCATGAAGCTCTGCAAGACAACACCTCCGCCATTGAATTGTTATCCCCAGACTTCTCCGAAAGCACGACGGCCCATGAAAGCCACTTAATCGCGTCGGCATACTGCCCCTGTTTGTAATTATCCTGTCCTTTGGACTTTGCAGCAGGAGCAGTGACACCTGAGGGTGGTGGCGGCAGCCCTTCAAGCTCTGTTGTCGGTCCACCATTGTCATGACCCCCGAATTCAGAACCCATGTCCCAATCAGTCATCTCGGAGAATTGCTGACTTACAGGTGCCTCAGAAGCTGGGGCACTTGCTGCAGATGAAGAAAAGAATGAATCCAATGGATCCATGCTATCCTTAGGGGGATTCAGTGGTGGTGGTTGCAGGGGAGCTGAAAAACTACCACTGCTATTTCCACTGTTACCTATCTTTGTTGAATTGGCATTCTGAAATGCACCAAAAGAGAAGTCGCCGCTGTTCATACCGGAAGAGTTCACCGATTCGGCTGGTGATTTCACAAAGGAGTTTGATCCAAAGCCGCCCAATGAACCAAAAGGATCTGGTTTAGGCATTCCCCTCATTGATTTCATCGGCTGCCCACCAGTACTCATTGGAGCACCAATCTTTGGACCAGGCTGGCTAAAAGAGGAGAGATTTCCAACTTTATCGGCAGATCCCCAGCCGTTGGGCCTTATCGGGGCACTACTTGCCGCATATGTGGCGTTGGCAGTCGGTCTGGGGAGTGAATCAGACAAATTACCCATTCCGAAGGCATTCTTCGGCGGCGCTGACTTCAAAGGAACATTTCCAGATCCGCCACGACCCTGGCCGAGGGCGGATCCAACGAGATCGCCAAAAAGATTAGAGTCCGACTTGGGGATCCCGATCCCAGCAGCAGGCGTCGTAGACCCCCAGCTCTTACCAAAGATATCGCCGACCATCGAAGCGGGGCCGTTGAGATTGCCAGATCTGGTGGATGAGGGCGCCGCGGCAGGCGTCCACGAGGGCCGAGAGGGCTGGTGCGACCAAGAAGGCGCCGGCGCGGAGGACGGCGCACCGTAGGAAGCGGTGGGCTTCTGGTCTTTAAGGGGGCGGGAGGCGGAGCCGCGGCCGGATCCAGCGATGCCGAAGTCGAACTGGTAGGAGTCGAAGGAGGCGCCGGCGGCCGATGATCGGGCGCCGCGGTTGGAGCTGCTGCCAGATGAGTTCATGGTGGCGACGCCGGCGAGAATCGGAGGGCTCTCAACGGAGAtggaaaagggaaaaggaaaaagggaaaaggaagacGAGAAGAAGGGAAGGTTCGAGATCAGAGGCGACTTTTGAGGCGGTGACTCCGGTCCGGTCTAATTTGATTTGACTCGGTCCGGTTTTTTCCCCAATCATTTAAAGACTTCCAATTGtcttccaaacatctttaactaTAATAACGGTATGAAAGAACAAATAGTTAGACTTTGGAACATAACAATTGATGCAAATCATGGCCAAGGTTGAGATCATGGTAAATTCCATCCACGAACGAATCATTGCAATGTTTCCACGACTAATCTTGAGCACCTCAACGACCTTCTGTATCTCCATCATCGTACCGCTATCGACACTCCTAGCATTCTATCCGTAGATCGGGCACACCTTCTTCACCGGCCTCTTGCGCTGCCAATTGTTGTCGCGAAGCTCTTCACTTCCTCCAATTCTCCCTTGACATTGGAGAAACGGATTCAGGACTTCCTCTTGAGCTTTTACTAATTCTGGTAGAACATAAGGAGAAATACATATACACGGAGACTATCAAGATCCCTGAGAGTTGCTCGAAATCCTCCTCGAAACTCATGAGCGAATACTTCCATATCTGCATCATCAAGCGAAGAACATGTATAATTTTGTGATCTGCCGATCTACCACCAGATAGCTCGTATGGATAGATTTGTGAGAGATCACTGCAAGTAGTTTTTATGGGCATTCAATTAACAATCATATCAGAGCAATTTTTGAAATGCATCATCGTGTTTGCAGTCACAACGCCTGTTATACTTAAACTGGTACTGTGCACATCGGAAAAAAATTCTCTTCGTTCAGATAGAATCATTTGATTGCATGCAATAATGATTGCAAAGTGCATAAAAATCTCTCCGCGACACGATTTCGCTGTCGAAATTCATCCCCTGCTTGatgctgaaaaaaaaaaaaaaaaaaaactttacccCTGCATTGAATTTGCGCTtgggccttttttttttttttttttgaggccGAAGGAATTGCCGATGGAGTTTGCAATCTGTCATTGCAGGGCCTGTCACTGGGCACACTCGCGTTATGCGGCCATCGCCGAACCCCGAATGCAGCAGACAATACCCACGGAGTTTGCCTCCGTTTCTGGCCGGTGGACGATTGGAGGTCAGTCCTCTGATCTTGGCCGATGGGCGAAGGAGGTGAGGGGGAAGGAGTGGATTTGGGTGACGACGGAAGAATAAAGGAACGAAGAGTTAGGTTTCGTTGCTGGCACGTTTTTTTTTTAACGTAggttgaaaaaaaaatgttatttTGGCAGAATAATatatgcaaagaaaaaaaaatgtggtagcgtttttttttctttcaattatTGTATGTTGTTAGAGTAAGTCTTAGTatttttttagttaatttaatcaCTGCAcgttaaattaattgaaattgGGTTTAATGACTCACTTGCTTCGAGGAATTGGGCTGAGATCAAATTTGATGAAatgatcatatttattttattggatatgtattagatttattttaatagatCAAGCTTAATCTAATAGGTATAAGTTTGATAGTCTGAAATTGATTTAAATgagtttaaattaaataataatagaatatagtttaaaaaaaattcatgtcCAATTAGTAATAAGGACAATAAATAAAATTCAGGATtcgatttcccaatcgatcggtccaATGAGTCAATTGATGCAGACTCCTGAAAagtaaaaagatttatttttcttgattactaATGTTGATTTTATGCCTATATAAATTGAACTAAGTCGATTTTGTACTAATTAGTTAgctttgtactgacttatttaatttcatttaTAGATGACACGGATGATTACCACATTAACTCGTTGTGAAGCGCGATGGAACCAACTGAGGGACGAAATTCAGAAGATTGAATATAACCCAGTTTATGGAGTTAGCGGACACATTGAACGACTTGAtagattattttgaaaactcGAGAGGAAAGAGTTTCCAGTACTAGACAATTATAGAATCTGGGTTTTAATGCGTTCATTGGCAAAGTATCCCAAGATGGTAGCAGACTATGTATAGGggcattgatcctgtccggaatctgagtcagacgaaggccgGTTGAGGTGTTGTCGGTGTTGACGGAGAGGTGACTAGGACACCGTTATCGTATGTGCCCAAGAGAACGGACCCCCACGTGGTGTTTACGGGCGGCGGTAACTAAGCCGGTGGTACTTGAGTTCTGCGCACTCAGACAAACACATAGAACGTTAGAGACCAGACACCAAGAAAAAGTCCCCGGTgcaagccctccgacgctcaagtcaggtactttttcccaaAAGAATAGTATATGAAGGaaaaagaactgtagaagacaagtgcaaatgtgcgagagagcgtacttgctcaagggagaggacctccctttttatatgatcaTGCGTATCTCTGGAGCCTGGCCGATATCagagaatgtcaggtgtcagGACCTGTCGGGCGATGGAGGACGCGTGACACCCTCCCATGGACTGGAAGAAGGTTCATTCGCAGATGACCGTAGACCATTGGAGTATTCCCTAACATacagcagttattctctgacaggtggttacgattccctgaccttgttgtcTCCTAGTGCCTTCTGTCTCGTCGGTGTTTGACTAGGGGCAACTCGGGATTATCTTTCAGATATAATACCGAGATCGAGTCTTGATGAGAAGGGCGAACTGTGGCGAGAGCCCCATCTTCCCGTTTGGATTCCTAAAGAGCTGACCGGGAGTTAGCCTACTGAGAGCACCAGGCCTATGTAGACCAAGCTGCGAAAACCTGACCAGTCGGGGCAGGTCAGGCATTATCCCGATTGCACATCATGTCTCAGATCTGGGATCCTGATCTATAAGCACCCGACCGGAAATCATGCGGCTGATGACGTCAGACGGTCTCACTTCTTCTTTCCCTAACTGTTGACTTCCACGTCCTCCTGACTGATGACTGCCatatccccttgacttttgactgacacatccccttgacttctgactgacacatccccttgacttctgactgctacgtttgcttgacttttgactgtcacatcccTTTGATTTCTGActaccacgtccccttgacttctgaccgcctaACCTTATCGGACCCTACCGCTATGCACCGTATCAGATGCCATAAAAGACGTGTCTCATCTTGAGAGTTATGTATGTAACTACTTCACCATGTGGATCAAGAGGAccctgaagagtctgaagaggacactgaagagtctgaagaggacccTGAAGAGTTTGAGGAAGATCCAAAAGAGAATCCGATTATGGATCCAATAGAGAATCCTAAAATTGATCTACCTAAGATTGTTTTCACCAAGTCCTAGATGAATGAGATTTTATGGACCGTTGCACTAGTGTTAGTCTTAATAGGAGTGGTATTAGTCTATCTAGTTCATTAAAATTATTTAGGTAATGAGTAGTAAGAATGTTATGtgagtttgttatatgttaacaatatgcaatatgtttatgttaatgatatgttcattcatataTTTGTTTTATGCTGATTACTCCACATGATGCATAATAATACGATCAATGCAATATACTCTTTGATTAGTTCATTATGAGTATAATaataaatgattagtttatttattCATATTAAATGAATAATGATTAAGTTCATTAGATAGAATATAATCTATCAATGCCAGTCAGATTGGTagatacaaatgatgagtggaaacatagtTATCACTTAATTTTATAAATCAAATTAGATTTATATTGAGTTAATAAGATATTCATACATACAACATACATTGAATatctaaataatttgtttatttatggtaAATTATGGTAACCAAGAACATTATAGTTAAACTCAACAAGGGAAAAAAACTTATTGGGGAAAACTATAAAATCTGGCGCATCAAGATacagtatgtacttgaggaacaagaagtttcgGAAGCTGTAAATCAGATTATGATAGAACCTGTaaatggttccactatacaaaacaGACGAGATACAGTATGTACTTGAGGAGCAAGAAGTTCCAGAAGCTAtaaatcaggttatggtagaacctgtagatggtcccactgtacaaaacagacgagatc encodes the following:
- the LOC122041564 gene encoding flocculation protein FLO11-like codes for the protein MNSSGSSSNRGARSSAAGASFDSYQFDFGIAGSGRGSASRPLKDQKPTASYGAPSSAPAPSWSHQPSRPSWTPAAAPSSTRSGNLNGPASMVGDIFGKSWGSTTPAAGIGIPKSDSNLFGDLVGSALGQGRGGSGNVPLKSAPPKNAFGMGNLSDSLPRPTANATYAASSAPIRPNGWGSADKVGNLSSFSQPGPKIGAPMSTGGQPMKSMRGMPKPDPFGSLGGFGSNSFVKSPAESVNSSGMNSGDFSFGAFQNANSTKIGNSGNSSGSFSAPLQPPPLNPPKDSMDPLDSFFSSSAASAPASEAPVSQQFSEMTDWDMGSEFGGHDNGGPTTELEGLPPPPSGVTAPAAKSKGQDNYKQGQYADAIKWLSWAVVLSEKSGDNNSMAEVLSCRASCYKEVGEYKKAVADCSKVLEKDSENISMLVQRALLYESMEKYKLGAEDLRMVLKIDPGNRVARSTIHRLNKFAE